The stretch of DNA TTTTGTCTGAGGTATTTAGAAAGGTAAAAAACACAAACAACAGGAGAAATATTATCGATAGCAATGAACCCTGTATAATATTAACCACCTCAGGTATGCTTAGCGGAGGTCCAAGTGTAGAATACTTTAAATCCCTTGCAGAAGACGAAAAAAATGCCATAGTATTTGTAGGTTATCAGGCAGAGGGCACCCTTGGAAGAAAGATTCAAAGGGGATGGAAGGAAATCCCTATAATGAATAGAAATGGAAAATCTAAGGCTGTAAAGGTAAATTTAAGCGTTCATACATTGGAAGGATTCTCGGGACATAGCGACAGAAAACAGCTTATAAAATATTTGAGAAAACTTAAACCTATGCCCGAGAGAATATTAACCGTTCATGGTGAAGCTTCAAAATGTGTGGATTTGGCAAGCACAGCCTATAAATTATTTAAGAAAGAAACAAGAGCTCCTATGAATTTAGATGCTATTAGAATGAAGTGATAAAATAATATATAAAATAATATAAAATATTATAAAAAAATTATAATATTATAAAAATTTTTTAGATTATTTACTCCATTTAATTTATTTATATATTTTTTATTTATTATCTCTTTATTTTTTATCTTTAAGTTATTATTTACATATAGTTTATTTTAACATTAAGTTTTAAAAGTGAAATTATGGGAACTTCATTGATTGATGAGATTATAAAAAATGTGAAATCTCCATATCTAAATCGTAAAATTTTAACAAAAGTCAATAAAAATAAGGTTTTTTATACATCCCAGCAGGCTGATAAAAATATAAAGGTGGTATTGCCGTTTATCTTTAAAAGGGACGATTTAATAGATTTAAACAAAAGAGGATTGGAGGGAAGCACGGCAAGGATTATTGAATGCATTAAAGAGGAAATGAAAAAGAAAAAATTTTTAGAGTTGTCAGGAAATCTTGGAAAACGATATGCTGCATTGTATGAACCTATAACAGTAATAAATAGTGATTTAAATATAGGTTGCGATTTATGGAGGGCGGATAGCTATAATTTTATTGATAATGGTAATAATAATATTAGTAATAGTAATAACAATACTGCTGAAATTCATTTACTTTTAAGGATGATATTTAAAGACAAAGCTCCGAAAATAATGTCGAAAAGAATTGATGAACTATCTTATGAATTAAATGATTTTATCCAAAAAATACCCTATAAACTTCTTGAAAAAGAAAATATAAATACAATAAATCAAAAGGATTTAAGGGATAAATTAAAGGATTTAGGTATTGTATCATTTATAGGTGATAATTCAAAACCTGCGAGAAGTTATACAAAGGTGAGAAGACATTATAGAATTGCAGGACCAAAAAACGGCATAAATGTTCCATTTAAAACTCCTGAGGAATTGAATCCAATAGAGGTAGAGCTCTACGATGGTAATATTATTACAGGGCTTGGTATTAAAGAAAAGGAAATATTTATTATTACTGGAAGAAACGCTCAGGGAAAAACGACATTAATTGAGGCTATTGACAGCGGACAAGATGACCATTTAATAGGAGATGGGCGGGAATATATCATCACTACAAAAAACTTATCAAAGGCAACCACTGGAAGTATGCAAATGTATGGAAATGACATTAGCCTGTTTTTTGAAAAACTGCCAAAGGGAATAGCTGGCACCCCAAAGGATGTTCATGGAACAGCATCAGGCTCTATGACTATGGCATACCAAATTCAGAAAGCATTATCCACAGGTGTAGATTTAATATTAATCGATGAAGATAATTCTGCTGTAAATTTGCTTGTAAGCGGGTTATTATCCAATTGGTTTGAAGGAGTTAAACCACTTTCTGAAATTATAATGAACGAAAGGGAGAAATTAACAAGCGCTTTTATAATTATTACAAGTAGTTTAGATTTATTAACGGCATCTGGTGATAGAGGCATATATTTAGAAGAGCATGAGGCAAAATATTTAGACATGGATAAATTTAGGAAAGAACTAAGCAATTACTACTTAAAATTGAGTAATAAAGTTTATAATAAAAAATAATATAAAAAAGATATAAAAAATATAAAAAAGGAAGTATTAAATGATAAATAAAGATAAACATAGATAATAAATATTAAAAAATTAAATTAAAAAAATAATAAAGTAATAATAAATAAAGTGATAGAATAATGGAGTAATAAAAAATAAATGAGGATAACATGTTCAATACAGACGATATTTTAAAGATGGCTAATAAAGATTTTGAAAAGGCATGGCGGGAAACAAAGGAGCTCATACCAAACAAACATATCGATAGAAAGCACCCCAGAATAAAACCTGAATTTGGGAAATCTCATCCTGTAATTGATACGATAGAAAGATTAAGACAGGCATATTTGAGAATGGGATTTGAAGAATATATAAACCCTGTAATAGTGGATAAAAAGGAAATATATAAGCAATTTGGACCTGAGGCTATGGCTGTGCTTGATAGGTGTTTTTATTTAGCGGGACTTCCAAGACCTGATGTTGGATTGAGTGATGAGAAACTAAAAAAAATAGAAAAACTTGGAATAAAAATAGACAATGAAGAGAAAAAGGAAAATTTAAGAAGAATACTTCACCAATATAAAAAAGGAACCCTTGATGGTGACGATTTAGTATTTGAAATAGGAAATGCATTAAATACATCCAATGAAATGGGATTAAAAATATTGGAAGAGGTATTTCCTGAATTCAAGGAGCTCATCCCAGAACCATCAACCCTTACTCTAAGAAGCCACATGACATCTGGATGGTTTATTACAGTATCGGAGCTCATACATAAAAAACCATTACCATTTAAATTATTCTCAATAGATAGATGTTTTAGAAGGGAGCAGAAAGAGGATAAAAGCCATCTTATGACATATCACTCCGCATCGTGTGTAATAGCAGGTGAGGATGTTTCCATCGATGATGGGAAGGTTGTTGCAGAGGGACTTTTATCGCAGTTTGGATTTACAAAATTTCAATTTAGACCAGATGAGAAAAAAAGTAAATATTATACGCCAGAAACTCAAACTGAGGTTTATGCCTATCATCCAAAATTAAAGGAATGGTTGGAGGTTGCAACATTTGGGGTATATTCTCCTATTGCATTAAGTAAATATGGTATAAATGTGCCAGTTATGAATTTGGGGCTTGGTGTTGAAAGGCTCGCCATGATAACTTACAATTATGACGATGTAAGAAAAATGGTTTATCCACAGTTCTATGAATATATATTAAGCGATAGGGATATTGCATCCATGATTAATGTTGATAAAGTTCCTATAACCGACGAATTGTATAATTTAACATATAATTTAATAGATATTTGTATAAAAAACAGGGACAAAAAATCCCCATGTGAAATCAAAGTAGAAAAGAAAATAAGATTTTACAATGCAGAAAAAACCATAAAAATAACAGTATTTGAAAGGGAAGATAATAAAAAATTACTTGGACCTTCAATATTAAACGAAATCTATGTATATGATGGAAATATTCTTGGAGTTCCAGCATCTTTTGAAGGCGTTAAAGAGGAATATTTGGAACTTCTTAAAAATGCAAAGGAAAATGGTATTTCAACAGGTATAAGATATATTGACGCACTATGCTTTAAAATAACATCAAAAATAGAAGAGGCTCTTATCTCAAATACCAAAGAGTTAAAAATCAGAGCTCCGATTGTAAGAAGTTTAAGCGATGTAAATTTAAAAATAGATGAGTTGGCTTTAAAGCAGGTAATGGGAAACAATAAGGTCATAGATATACGAGGTCCCGTATTTTTAAATGTTAAATGTGAAATTGATTAAATTTATTTTATTTTTTAAATTATTTAAAACTATATTATTTTTTAATTATTGCTTATATTTTAATTTTGTTATTTATATTTTTTAATTTTATTATAAATACTATTATTATTCTAAATGGGAATTGATATGATATACAATTTTATTTCCATCTTCCTTAGCACCGATAATATCCAATTCCTCCATTTTTCTTAGATTGTATCTAACAGTTTCAACATTCATATCCAAATCTTTGGCTATTTTTCTTAAATGGGCATCATTATTTAACAGGTATTGGTATATCTCATTTTGAGTATCATTTAGATATAACAAAAGTAAATCATTTTTATCCATTCCCACCGGGTGGTATATTATTTTATTGCCTATCTTTTTACTTTTTATTAATTCTGCCTTCTCCAATATTCTTAAATGCCACGATAATGTTGATAATGGCGTATTTAGCTCTTCCGATAATTTTCTTAAATGACACCCGGGGTTATCTATTATATAATCATAAATTTCTTTTCTCTTTGTATTTAAAAGAACCTTATCTCTGCTATTTGTGTTTATCCTCAATATTACAAATACCGATGTGGATGCCATATGTAATAGAAAGTTTGCTAATTTCTTTTTTAAAGCTTCAAAAATGCTTACAATGGATAATAATGAGGCTAATATAAGCAAAATCATTGTTATAGGGGGAGTAAAAACCTTTTTAATCATGAAAATATATATAAAATTAGCCAAACTTAATTTGTCTGGTTTAAATCCCGCATATATTTTATTCCCTATCTTTATCGCAGCAGGTTCTCCATTTGAATATGTTGCAATAATTTCTCCCTTTTTAGGATAGGTGTAATAACCAATAACTTGGGTTTTGTTGAGTTTTAAAGGGTCTTTTACCCAATATATTGTAGTTGATGTATTGATTTTTTTAGAGCTTGGCAATGGGGCAAATA from Methanothermococcus okinawensis IH1 encodes:
- a CDS encoding P-loop domain-containing protein: MGTSLIDEIIKNVKSPYLNRKILTKVNKNKVFYTSQQADKNIKVVLPFIFKRDDLIDLNKRGLEGSTARIIECIKEEMKKKKFLELSGNLGKRYAALYEPITVINSDLNIGCDLWRADSYNFIDNGNNNISNSNNNTAEIHLLLRMIFKDKAPKIMSKRIDELSYELNDFIQKIPYKLLEKENINTINQKDLRDKLKDLGIVSFIGDNSKPARSYTKVRRHYRIAGPKNGINVPFKTPEELNPIEVELYDGNIITGLGIKEKEIFIITGRNAQGKTTLIEAIDSGQDDHLIGDGREYIITTKNLSKATTGSMQMYGNDISLFFEKLPKGIAGTPKDVHGTASGSMTMAYQIQKALSTGVDLILIDEDNSAVNLLVSGLLSNWFEGVKPLSEIIMNEREKLTSAFIIITSSLDLLTASGDRGIYLEEHEAKYLDMDKFRKELSNYYLKLSNKVYNKK
- the sepS gene encoding O-phosphoserine--tRNA ligase, which encodes MFNTDDILKMANKDFEKAWRETKELIPNKHIDRKHPRIKPEFGKSHPVIDTIERLRQAYLRMGFEEYINPVIVDKKEIYKQFGPEAMAVLDRCFYLAGLPRPDVGLSDEKLKKIEKLGIKIDNEEKKENLRRILHQYKKGTLDGDDLVFEIGNALNTSNEMGLKILEEVFPEFKELIPEPSTLTLRSHMTSGWFITVSELIHKKPLPFKLFSIDRCFRREQKEDKSHLMTYHSASCVIAGEDVSIDDGKVVAEGLLSQFGFTKFQFRPDEKKSKYYTPETQTEVYAYHPKLKEWLEVATFGVYSPIALSKYGINVPVMNLGLGVERLAMITYNYDDVRKMVYPQFYEYILSDRDIASMINVDKVPITDELYNLTYNLIDICIKNRDKKSPCEIKVEKKIRFYNAEKTIKITVFEREDNKKLLGPSILNEIYVYDGNILGVPASFEGVKEEYLELLKNAKENGISTGIRYIDALCFKITSKIEEALISNTKELKIRAPIVRSLSDVNLKIDELALKQVMGNNKVIDIRGPVFLNVKCEID
- a CDS encoding winged helix-turn-helix transcriptional regulator translates to MKKFYGIIVTILIAMYLLSGTYAFNNCTHHTIDGVDINIYNNTVYLDYVNNSPVFYVGEKKEYIITPPYINADIEIPLIKKLKFKITNNSKLVNLIISHKDINTSTNAIIFAPLPSSKKINTSTTIYWVKDPLKLNKTQVIGYYTYPKKGEIIATYSNGEPAAIKIGNKIYAGFKPDKLSLANFIYIFMIKKVFTPPITMILLILASLLSIVSIFEALKKKLANFLLHMASTSVFVILRINTNSRDKVLLNTKRKEIYDYIIDNPGCHLRKLSEELNTPLSTLSWHLRILEKAELIKSKKIGNKIIYHPVGMDKNDLLLLYLNDTQNEIYQYLLNNDAHLRKIAKDLDMNVETVRYNLRKMEELDIIGAKEDGNKIVYHINSHLE